The Juglans regia cultivar Chandler chromosome 11, Walnut 2.0, whole genome shotgun sequence genome contains the following window.
tgtaaCTACGTTCCGAAAAATGCAGAAAAGTACGTTTGAGGAAAAGTATCAATTCTGAAATGCACTTTTTAGCTCTTCCTTAaacgtatatttttttaaaatgttgaaaagtactttaatatgaatcaatcaaacaacataattttatcattaaagtaCTTAAATCTATTTAAGCACTTTTAAGACTCGTCGCTTTTAAGTctatttaagcattttttaagaCTCTTAACACAACCCCAAACAAACCCTAAGGCAtcgtttggttacatagatgaaatgagatgagataaaagttgaaagttgaagaaatattgttagaatataattttttaatataatttttgttttgagatttgaaaaagttgacttgtttattatattttgtgtgtgagtttgggaaagttgtgatgattatatgagatgagatgatatcgATCATCTACCAAACCAAACTAGGCAAGTGAGTATGAAAAAACTTTTGCTGCAGTGGGAAATAAGTGAAAactgaaatttatttctcaccGTTCtgacaccaaaaaaaaaaaaaattatgaccatTAAAGGCTTGATCTTTCCCACCAAGAGGCACACTCTAAACTTAGTATGAGAAAGCCTTTGTAGAGAGTGATTTGGAATGAGGTGAGAAGTTAGATTTTCTGGTTTCTAGCATCTACCTCACCACATTTGCACCACCActatcttcctcttcctctttttgCCCAGTCCCACCATCATCTGTCCATTTCCATTGACGCTTGAACCTCATGTGCTGTGTATGCTGCTGTCGGGATTATATTTTTCGTCTGTTCTTTAAGGAATGACTCTTGCATCTATCCTCATTAAACATGGGATCCTTTGCCCTTTTTGACGGGAGTTGCCATTTGTTCATACTCCCCAACTTGAGGTAGTGGAGATATTTAGCGTGGTCCTTCTCATGGTGTTTTAAGCTATTGGACGTGATCAATTTGTTAACTCTAATTCGCAGTTTGTCTTTTGTTGGAACAAATGTTATTGACATTTATTGGGCCCCACCCCCGTTTTGCACCTTTATTATACTATGATGTTATCTTGCCTGGGGAAAAAAAACTGACAACCTTTATTTATATCCCGAGTCTCATGAGCTTTCATAGAAGCTTGGTTGtgtatgattttcttttccagCTATTTGAAGtttcgataaaaaaaaacaacattattaACTTCTAGTTTCATGATCTCTATTTGAAATACCTTGAGTAGGTATGTAGAGCAGTTGGTTGCGAGTGCGGAGGCTGCAGTCCAGGAAGTTATCCAACGTGGAGTAAGctgattcattttttataagaattttgtttttgtaattcgAGGGTGAACTTTTGATCCAAAGCATTCAAGTGCTTCCCTTGTTAAGGTGGCTCATCCAAACAAAATCTCTGTTGGGGGACATTCCTATGGTGCATTCATGACTGCAAATCTCTTAGCACATGCCCCCCATCTTTTCTGTTGTGGAATTGCTCGCTCCGGTGCTTACAACAGAACACTTACTCCTTTTGGTTTTCAGGTAGGACACTGATGCCATATATTTTTAACTCAACTGACTAGCTGCTTTTAGTTGAACCGTTTCTTTGCCCCTAGTGTCGTATCTAAATTCTTGATGGTCTAGTGACTTCTTAGCTCTATTTGTGTAGAATGAAGACAGAACTCTTTGGGAGGCCACGACCACTTATGTGGAGATGAGTCCTTTCATGTCAGCTAATAAAATTAAGAAGCCAATATTGCTCATCCATGGAGAAGAAGACAATAATCCTGGAACTTTAACGATGCAGGTAAAACAGGAAAAGATAaacctttcttttcctctttagTTTGTTGTCATTCATGTTTGGCTCAACATTTTTCTAGCAATTCTATTAAGAATTGAATTATCCAAGTGTCCTTAATGGATTTTAACTGATTAgtttcactttttaaaattagtttttcgTCGTGCTGAGATTGAACCTATTCTCTGTGGCTACTAGCTCTTTTCTTGTTTACCTACACTTCTTTACTTGCCACTTCTTTTTTGTTCACATTTTACTTGCACTCTTAATTTTGTATTTGGCATTCCCTGCAGTCTGACCGTTTCTTCAACGCTCTGAAAGGTCACGGTGCCCTTTGTCGCCTAGTGATTCTTCCATTTGAGAGCCATGGCTATGCCTCACGGGAGAGTATCATGCATGTCCTCTGGGAAACTGATAGATGGCTACAGAAATTTTGTGTGTCAAATAATTCTGATGTAAATGCAGATGTTGATCCCACATCCAAAGATGATTCAAGCAAAGGGGCTACTGATTCCAAAAGTGAAGCAGCTGCTGCTAGTGGAGGTGGTGGCCCAGAGGCATCACATTTTGAATGTGAAGAACTTCATCCAAGGTCATCATTATGGTAATTTCTTGAAATATATATGGggtaagaagaaaatatttggaCAACAAAAGTAAGATAACAAAACTTGATAACCTTCCAAGTTGTCAAGTTATTCATCTGTAAAAAGATCCCACCAAATATTATTTGCCAATTTATTCGATCTTGGCTACCCTTATCTGTCAAATATGTTGTGAGTTTTGTTTTCAAGTCGTGCAAAATATAGAGGAAGGCTTCCACATGTTTAACTCTGGATATCAATAATTTGTAGCCAATTGCATGATAATAATTTTCCATTAATACTTTTCTGCTCATACCTGGTTTGTGCAAGCATAAGCCTCAAATACATTAGGATTGCGTATAATTTATCCTAGTCCAATTTCGTTTAACCATTGTTCCTTACGTAGTTCTTTGAACTATGAGGTGTAGATTACATTGCCAATCATTGGCCACCGGGTGGTAAAGCTGGAGCATGACTATGGTGTACAATTCGAAGTTGGACGGCTTGGAACAGTGCAGACGGACATCAACTTCATGTTTTTGAACTCTGCTTCCAAAGTCTAATTCATAATTGAAACGCAAAATGTCATTTGATCCAAGCTTTACGGCACCGAGAAATAGTGAGTTGTCAATAACTACCTTGTGGATTATGGGATGTATTTTCTGTATTGGTTGTTCGTGCCCATAAAAAGCTTTTTGCACTAATTTATTTGTTGTCCAAGTGCATAAGAGCTCATTATTTCGCTCGAAGGTGTAATTTGAAGGATTTTCTATCGGTTGTAGCATTCATCTGTGAATTTATTGTACTAGCTAGATATGGCAGAATGAGCAATAATTTCAGTCTCTGTGTTTGTTCATATAAGTTTGgacatattagtatattacaCGTTGGGTTGGGCATAGCAGTTGGGGTATACCACCCAGCCAGCCAACTCCCAAGAAAGATAACGGGCGGATTTTGCACCACTTTTACTTTGGCAGTGAATTTCTAACTAAATTTACAAAAGATGGGCGCGTACCGAATGGGAATATGTCTATCCGCTAAACACTTATCCGTCCTTTTTTAACATGGAAAATGAAACTTTATAAAGCTTAAACTATGATATGAAACCAACCCTTTTATTCTTCTCCTCTCTAGGAAACATTGGCTGCTTGAACTCTGTTTGGCCGTTCAATCATAAGAGAAACCACAAGTAAAGACCATGAAATCTCATGTGCTTATTTAAAGCAAACACTGCAGTCTGCAAATGAGTACAGTATATTATTcgcttaaaatccaaaataagcTCATCTTAGAGTCGGGAGCCAGATGGAAGTGAAcacaaaattagaaacaaacaaCTGGATGTACCCATACAATCATGACAGAAACTAGGAAGATTTATTCTTCCTGTGCGATAACACTAATCTCACCCTTCTCCAACAAGTCATAAAATTGCCTCACTTTCCTCTGCTCATTCCAGTGATGCATTTTCCAGAGGCCACCAGCAGCCAAACCAAGTACTATTCCAATGCATATCTCCTTGACAACACTTGGTCCCTTCAAGGTGGCATGGGCAACCCTAGAACCAGCCATTGCTTCTTTTAATAGGAAGCTTGTAAAATCTGCAGGtagaaaatgtaattttaatctttttcccCCTTCTTAAGAGGCCCGAAAGCACTAGTaacaaatcaataaattaaaacaaaagcaaCTAAACTATATCTCAGATTGACAATGGAATATTACAGAATGGTAATGGTCTCAATGCAGTCCATTAAAGAATATTGGGAATCTTGTTAATACAAGCTTCCAAAAGGTGTTAATCTTCATGCCCCATGTGCTGATAGAATCAATCTTATTTGCAACCAGAAGCATACCAGGCATTGAATTGTACGGTCAAATACTCAGTAACCAAGAAGAGACTTTAACAAATAAATCCAGAAATATTTGTTCATCAGAAGCGAAGTTTCTGCATTTCACGACATCTGGGAaaacttctttttttgataagtcataGCTGGGCAAACTTCTCAACTCCAGTCAACTACTTTGGCACACTAACATTTACATCCATCATCATAGGTCTGTGAGATTATGTTCACTATACAGTTAAATCCTTTGTGATCCTCTCAGCCCcaagaaaatatatagtttCCTTTACATTTGGAATTCAACTCAACGCAAAGAACCAGCAAACAAAACAAGTGTCAAAAACCAAAGgcccaaaataaagaaaatcacattGTTATCTAAATACACTATTCAGTTTGAGTACAAAAGGACCTGGTAAAACTAGTTTTTGAAATTATCTAAATATAACTTGAGAGCAACATCATGCCTaggaaaaatgaacaaaattacACGTGATCTttgtatatagaaaaaaaagttaaaaactcaacttttcacgagaaaatataagtaaaaaataatgaaatctaACGCAACTCCTGATAAAAAAAGTTCTGAGATTTTAACtcttaagaaataaaaaaccaacCTGTTCATTGTCCTTACCATTCGCAAAAATAATGACTGATTCCAGATCCAAATATAAAAGCGCGCGTGTTAGAGGCTCAGTTAGATGGGTTTTCTATAGAGCCATCAATGACTTATATCTGATACCTAGCACTTAAGGTTTCAGTTATTTCTAACgctttctcaccaaccaaacagacgatgaaaaaaaaagaaagaatcattaacaaaattaaccaaGCAGACTGTACGAGCAAACAGCttacaataacaaaaaaaatcataaaacaaaattaatatcgTTAACAAAAACTTCACCAGAGGTGTAGACAAAGGAATCTTTTGGCTGAATAATTGATCAGATTTCTGATCTGTGGCAAAAGCCAGAGAAATTGGGGAACCCAGTGATGGCTGCGACTTTTTGGTGGTATTGGGTTAAATCTCTGTTTTGCCCTACTCTTGTTGAGAAATGGACGAGTAGTGTGGCGTCCTAAAGCCCTATGTTTGTTTGTTGGAGTTATCGTATTCAGCACTCGGATTTGGGATttctgtttttcatattttttttcttcttcatttgtaGGGCTTGAGCTTCAAGGTTTTCGGCCCAAAATGGATCATGATAATTAGTAGGGGTGcaaccggtccagtccagttctagacaaaatttaggaccgaaccggtatgtaccggttttgcattttcaaaaaaccgattacgcaccagttacctccctaaaccagtacttccggttttacctattccggtccggttttaatcatctaccataaaaaaaatctgccaTAAAAAAACTGCTCCCATGTAAAAAATGTGCTGTAACAAAAAAAactgctataaaaatataaaatctgatataaaaaaaaaaaaaacactgtaacaacaaaataaaccctAAATCAGAAGCTCATTAAAGTTTTTACACTATGCAGTTATGCACATATTGATACCAGTtcacaaaaaaaagaaggatCAACCAAAACTGACTTTTTAATAGTGTTCAATGGAcaccaaataaattaatataaaggaATCTCAAGTACATGAATTGCAACGACAAGCCAAAAGGGCAAAGTACCCTACCTCTCGTTACATAGCACAAGAGAAAAAGCTTCTAGGTTCCTTATATCAATACACATAATAAAGAttaatagagaaagaaaaatcatcaatgcaATAACAGAAAATTCAAATAGAGAATACACACAATGCAAGAACGATCATAAAGAATACACACAAAAAGAATACACTCAGAATACACATAAAGAAATTCAAGAAGAGAATACACACAATGCAATAAAACATTGTAATGATTCAAGAAAACACAGAACATACAAGAAACCAAAACAGTAGAATCACTTATTGACATCCATGcaacccaaaaaaatttatcaggTTCAAATCTACTAACAGATATAtatgaacaaacaaacaaaattacccacaaaaacaaaaaggaaagaaatcaaGCTATTTTCGGCTGGATGGGGAACTATACATGTTCATCCTCGATGGGGAgctatacaacatatataaaccctaaatcctaaaatataaaattataccttccacaattataaaatacagATTCAGTTTGATGGGGAGATAtacaaaaaaaactataaaatatcaACCCTAATCAGATTTCGAAATCTGTTAAAAACCCTAAATCTCAAATCTGTAAATTCTataaaaaccctaaatgaaatgaatcaatTAGCAATGAATTGAAACATTGTAATGATTCATGAAGTAAatgaagattttgaaaattaaaaagcatatatatgttCACATACCGATTAGCTCTCCGAGAGAGGGGAAAACAATATCTGTGATTCTGTAGCCTCGGGAACAATTGGAAGTAGAGGAGAACAGAACGTACCAACAGTGTCGAAAGCGAGGGGCTGTTGACGGCGTGAGAGAGGGGATGAGCGTGAGAGACGGCTGCGGGGACTCAGGGACTCGAGAGGCAGAGCAGAGATGGTCGAGCGGGGAAGCGTGGGGGAGAGTATGTAACCGTAATATATATAGCCCcattaaacgacgccgtttggcctTTGGGACTAAAATTtagtctattatatatatatatataatatatagtatagtatagaatagtatagtatagtatatttctcaaaaaaaaaaaaaaagtatagtgtaGTATAGTATAATCttaatatatggtatatatagtatactatattatatattataatactaactatatattatactattatagtgataCTATCAtgataatactatatactatactaatactaatactaatactaatactataaatagttatatatatattttgttatagtgatttaacctattaaaacaaacttatagtgatttagtataacaatattagtataagtctaactatagctatagtgagtttgttaattgttatggtgagtttaatttaatataactatattattgatagtattatagtgatggtattagtatagtaatttattatagtgatagtattagtattatatatacttatatactacaatatattatacttatatatacaactatataattatatactactataatatatagttatacttacatatatagttataattatatatatatatctattcacTTATATTATAGTTAGATATACaactataacatataatatacttatatatttataacatcaatacatgtaattaaaaaaataagatataccatatactatatctatatataatatatcggtattagttatatattagtatagctataaataaaatgttattaataatttaaatatatatattatgtttaaaac
Protein-coding sequences here:
- the LOC109007317 gene encoding cytochrome c oxidase subunit 5C isoform X2; translation: MAGSRVAHATLKGPSVVKEICIGIVLGLAAGGLWKMHHWNEQRKVRQFYDLLEKGEISVIAQEE
- the LOC109007317 gene encoding uncharacterized protein LOC109007317 isoform X1 encodes the protein MGLYILRLHTLPHASPLDHLCSASRVPESPQPSLTLIPSLTPSTAPRFRHCWYVLFSSTSNCSRGYRITDIVFPSLGELIDFTSFLLKEAMAGSRVAHATLKGPSVVKEICIGIVLGLAAGGLWKMHHWNEQRKVRQFYDLLEKGEISVIAQEE